The sequence below is a genomic window from Cicer arietinum cultivar CDC Frontier isolate Library 1 chromosome 6, Cicar.CDCFrontier_v2.0, whole genome shotgun sequence.
NNNNNNNNNNNNNNNNNNNNNNNNNNNNNNNNNNNNNNNNNNNNNNNNNNNNNNNNNNNNNNNNNNNNNNNNNNNNNNNNNNNNNNNNNNNNNNNNNNNNNNNNNNNNNNNNNNNNNNNNNNNNNNNNNNNNNNNNNNNNNNNNNNNNNNNNNNNNNNNNNNNNNNNNNNNNNNNNNNNNNNNNNNNNNNNNNNNNNNNNNNNNNNNNNNNNNNNNNNNNNNNNNNNNNNNNNNNNNNNNNNNNNNNNNNNNNNNNNNNNNNNNNNNNNNNNNNNNNNNNNNNNNNNNNNNNNNNNNNNNNNNNNNNNNNNNNNNNNNNNNNNNNNNNNNNNNNNNNNNNNNNNNNNNNNNNNNNNNNNNNNNNNNNNNNNNNNNNNNNNNNNNNNNNNNNNNNNNNNNNNNNNNNNNNNNNNNNNNNNNNNNNNNNNNNNNNNNNNNNNNNNNNNNNNNNNNNNNNNNNNNNNNNNNNNNNNNNNNNNNNNNNNNNNNNNNNNNNNNNNNNNNNNNNNNNNNNNNNNNNNNNNNNNNNNNNNNNNNNNNNNNNNNNNNNNNNNNNNNNNNNNNNNNNNNNNNNNNNNNNNNNNNNNNNNNNNNNNNNNNNNNNNNNNNNNNNNNNNNNNNNNNNNNNNNNNNNNNNNNNNNNNNNNNNNNNNNNNNNNNNNNNNNNNNNNNNNNNNNNNNNNNNNNNNNNNNNNNNNNNNNNNNNNNNNNNNNNNNNNNNNNNNNNNNNNNNNNNNNNNNNNNNNNNNNNNNNNNNNNNNNNNNNNNNNNNNNNNNNNNNNNNNNNNNNNNNNNNNNNNNNNNNNNNNNNNNNNNNNNNNNNNNNNNNNNNNNNNNNNNNNNNNNNNNNNNNNNNNNNNNNNNNNNNNNNNNNNNNNNNNNNNNNNNNNNNNNNNNNNNNNNNNNNNNNNNNNNNNNNNNNNNNNNNNNNNNNNNNNNNNNNNNNNNNNNNNNNNNNNNNNNNNNNNNNNNNNNNNNNNNNNNNNNNNNNNNNNNNNNNNNNNNNNNNNNNNNNNNNNNNNNNNNNNNNNNNNNNNNNNNNNNNNNNNNNNNNNNNNNNNNNNNNNNNNNNNNNNNNNNNNNNNNNNNNNNNNNNNNNNNNNNNNNNNNNNNNNNNNNNNNNNNNNNNNNNNNNNNNNNNNNNNNNNNNNNNNNNNNNNNNNNNNNNNNNNNNNNNNNNNNNNNNNNNNNNNNNNNNNNNNNNNNNNNNNNNNNNNNNNNNNNNNNNNNNNNNNNNNNNNNNNNNNNNNNNNNNNNNNNNNNNNNNNNNNNNNNNNNNNNNNNNNNNNNNNNNNNNNNNNNNNNNNNNNNNNNNNNNNNNNNNNNNNNNNNNNNNNNNNNNNNNNNNNNNNNNNNNNNNNNNNNNNNNNNNNNNNNNNNNNNNNNNNNNNNNNNNNNNNNNNNNNNNNNNNNNNNNNNNNNNNNNNNNNNNNNNNNNNNNNNNNNNNNNNNNNNNNNNNNNNNNNNNNNNNNNNNNNNNNNNNNNNNNNNNNNNNNNNNNNNNNNNNNNNNNNNNNNNNNNNNNNNNNNNNNNNNNNNNNNNNNNNNNNNNNNNNNNNNNNNNNNNNNNNNNNNNNNNNNNNNNNNNNNNNNNNNNNNNNNNNNNNNNNNNNNNNNNNNNNNNNNNNNNNNNNNNNNNNNNNNNNNNNNNNNNNNNNNNNNNNNNNNNNNNNNNNNNNNNNNNNNNNNNNNNNNNNNNNNNNNNNNNNNNNNNNNNNNNNNNNNNNNNNNNNNNNNNNNNNNNNNNNNNNNNNNNNNNNNNNNNNNNNNNNNNNNNNNNNNNNNNNNNNNNNNNNNNNNNNNNNNNNNNNNNNNNNNNNNNNNNNNNNNNNNNNNNNNNNNNNNNNNNNNNNNNNNNNNNNNNNNNNNNNNNNNNNNNNNNNNNNNNNNNNNNNNNNNNNNNNNNNNNNNNNNNNNNNNNNNNNNNNNNNNNNNNNNNNNNNNNNNNNNNNNNNNNNNNNNNNNNNNNNNNNNNNNNNNNNNNNNNNNNNNNNNNNNNNNNNNNNNNNNNNNNNNNNNNNNNNNNNNNNNNNNNNNNNNNNNNNNNNNNNNNNNNNNNNNNNNNNNNNNNNNNNNNNNNNNNNNNNNNNNNNNNNNNNNNNNNNNNNNNNNNNNNNNNNNNNNNNNNNNNNNNNNNNNNNNNNNNNNNNNNNNNNNNNNNNNNNNNNNNNNNNNNNNNNNNNNNNNNNNNNNNNNNNNNNNNNNNNNNNNNNNNNNNNNNNNNNNNNNNNNNNNNNNNNNNNNNNNNNNNNNNNNNNNNNNNNNNNNNNNNNNNNNNNNNNNNNNNNNNNNNNNNNNNNNNNNNNNNNNNNNNNNNNNNNNNNNNNNNNNNNNNNNNNNNNNNNNNNNNNNNNNNNNNNNNNNNNNNNNNNNNNNNNNNNNNNNNNNNNNNNNNNNNNNNNNNNNNNNNNNNNNNNNNNNNNNNNNNNNNNNNNNNNNNNNNNNNNNNNNNNNNNNNNNNNNNNNNNNNNNNNNNNNNNNNNNNNNNNNNNNNNNNNNNNNNNNNNNNNNNNNNNNNNNNNNNNNNNNNNNNNNNNNNNNNNNNNNNNNNNNNNNNNNNNNNNNNNNNNNNNNNNNNNNNNNNNNNNNNNNNNNNNNNNNNNNNNNNNNNNNNNNNNNNNNNNNNNNNNNNNNNNNNNNNNNNNNNNNNNNNNNNNNNNNNNNNNNNNNNNNNNNNNNNNNNNNNNNNNNNNNNNNNNNNNNNNNNNNNNNNNNNNNNNNNNNNNNNNNNNNNNNNNNNNNNNNNNNNNNNNNNNNNNNNNNNNNNNNNNNNNNNNNNNNNNNNNNNNNNNNNNNNNNNNNNNNNNNNNNNNNNNNNNNNNNNNNNNNNNNNNNNNNNNNNNNNNNNNNNNNNNNNNNNNNNNNNNNNNNNNNNNNNNNNNNNNNNNNNNNNNNNNNNNNNNNNNNNNNNNNNNNNNNNNNNNNNNNNNNNNNNNNNNNNNNNNNNNNNNNNNNNNNNNNNNNNNNNNNNNNNNNNNNNNNNNNNNNNNNNNNNNNNNNNNNNNNNNNNNNNNNNNNNNNNNNNNNNNNNNNNNNNNNNNNNNNNNNNNNNNNNNNNNNNNNNNNNNNNNNNNNNNNNNNNNNNNNNNNNNNNNNNNNNNNNNNNNNNNNNNNNNNNNNNNNNNNNNNNNNNNNNNNNNNNNNNNNNNNNNNNNNNNNNNNNNNNNNNNNNNNNNNNNNNNNNNNNNNNNNNNNNNNNNNNNNNNNNNNNNNNNNNNNNNNNNNNNNNNNNNNNNNNNNNNNNNNNNNNNNNNNNNNNNNNNNNNNNNNNNNNNNNNNNNNNNNNNNNNNNNNNNNNNNNNNNNNNNNNNNNNNNNNNNNCcctagttaaaaaaaaaaaattcaaaaaaaaaaaaaaaaaaaataaaaacaaattaaaaaaaaaaaaaaaaaaaaaaataagtaccggatttttgaaatttccgggttaactaccggaaatttcaaaaaaccaaatttccggtgaacaaaaatgactaccggaaatttcaaattttttgaaatttccggtagcttccggaaatttcaaaaatccggtattcaaattaaaactaccggaaatttcatttttcaaatttccggtaacaattataactaccggaaatttcgatgcaacttaccggaaatttcaggaATTTCAGATTTCtgggtaattttttttaactgagagtaaatgaattttatgaattttttaaggataaaattggATTTTCAACAATTTGGGGGGGTATAGGTTTAAATGGGGGGGTACAATAGCCAGTTTTCATaatatgattataaaaaaatgctagagttagatagatagatagatttAATTGTcttaattacattaaattaaattcattttcattctcGCGAGTATCTTTTATTGAAAGCACAGCATATAGTTGTTGAATGAGATTCAATTTAATTGGTAAATGATTttccaaataattaattaagtttttattcttataaattttaacaCTTTGTTTTTAGTTACTGTAAAAGAAATTGCAGTttttaaaatctctaaaaatttatgtttaaatggAGGTTTAGTCCTTccattttatcaaattcttaAGTTTTATTCCAGATTTTTTGAGTAATTTTAGTCTCCCACTTTTAAAGTTGTTAGATATTTAGTGTCGTtctcaatttaaattataatttgatgatatgacaatattttaataatatgtatATGATGATTCGGAAAATCACAGTGACGttgaattcaaaattattttaaaattaaataataccacattaatgaatttttaaatataaaataactttttattttactttaaaaatttctgaaaataaattttctttttttttttaaattacgtatttttgtttttaaaataatttattttttaaaaaaattgcattttttgaaagaaaaacaaaaggtCAGCAAAAAATTCATTACttagtaaataatattttgtgacttttaacttttttatttgaaatttttaaaacaaaaaaaaaagtaattttaaaaaatcgattgttttaattttaaaattctttttttaaaaaaaaggccattaaaaaattgatttttttactttcaaattttttatacaattattaattttaaattcaatgtGCCAATAATTTTCCACTTCATAAAGAACatatcattaaaatcaaagacatatttaaaccataaacacattatttagtatttaagaaaataaaatttatgtataatttaaccaaaaattggaactttaagatataaaaaatatcaaatttaacagattgattaataacaaatatatatatctcaaatataaaatttatgctCTAACCATTTTTCTAGTGACTCATTAATTTCagaagataaaaaaagtaagaaagttacattgttaaaaaattatacttaatGTGTTATGATTTTTCTCAATCTTATATGACATTATTAAAAAGAACCATAATActaattgatataaatttataatttaataaaatacaattatggGTAATTCAAGTAAGCACTACTATTTTGGAGGAAGGGATGGAAATATATAAGGTTCTATGACATGATCTATTTaaagtttgatttaatttgatctatttaataaatagattaaattcaatttttttttaaaatttattaaattaaataggtcagactcatacttataaaaaattatattaggtCTAATAGGTCGagtgtatatatatactaaattgCATTTGTAGTCTCTTaaattaatttcagttaacgttttagtcttttatctttttttccccgatttgatcctttattatttatttgatgttgttagagataaaaatatgagtttatttaaagatttaagttattaatttgatgaaatttgcattatattgaggatgataattaattttatgggtttcgTGTAAAAtttttgataactttttgcaaaaaaaaaaaaaagataacattattgatattttaaaaaataaaagattaaattgtcacttaaaattaaaataaaggaccaaatcggtaagaaaaaaaataaaggactaaaacgttaactgaaattaagttaagcgACCGGATgcaatttaatcatatatatatatatactagtaacatttttatttgttagtaacttaatatttattgactaaaaaaagtataatttcatgaatttttcttacatataaatatttagtttagtttattttaaaaatataaaaatatattatttaaatattttaatataaaatagacttttaaatatatattaaggtTGAACTCAGACTTAAAAACTAATTGTAAGTTACATTCATGTGTTTCAAAATCTGACTCAGGAGACGTATTCTCATGTACACgaataataaagaaataagTAGTATTTTTTATAGTAACGACTTTGCAACAATACACTGAATTGAAAATATGCATTTGACTATCTTAAATGTATTAAAGGAAATTGAAAATATGCATTTAATTGTCTTAaatgtattaaattaaattagaaataaatttgattttatctcTCTCATTAAATCTGGAGAGTACTTTTTTTTCTGAATTACAGAGTTGACtttttatgaatgaaatttaatttaattgaaaaattacttTGCAATTTATAgtaaaaggaaggaaaatgtttatttaggattaatatatttgaaaaaactgATTGATATCCTTAAATATTTCTCTaatgcattttattttaattgaattatcaATGTTATAACTAATTACGATTAATCTTGACCGTCCATTTAAAATTGAAGTattaagattaatttttatgtcTTTGTCTTCATAGATTATATAAAGAGTAATTTTGTGATtagttattttgtttaattactCAATTTAAACGATAAATTTCATTATTCCAATAactaaattaaaagtttttattagatAGATCGACtctacaaatttttataaattttttaaactatttgatacttcatttaataatttataccaAGCGTTtcataaacattttaaaaatataagtaaatattgaTCACTAGATtatataactattaattttgaatatataattttgtgtgtttgattattaatatattatatcaataatcataaattgaattaataaaatttattaattatactaAGTTATTTTGTTATTACAGTATTAGTCAAGGGATTCTCACCctctatatatatagatatacacACGTATACATATACAAATTGAAAGTTAACATCATGGCGCTATTTCTCTTTCTAGTTATAATCTTGTTTGTAGCATGCTGCAATATTGGTGCAAGTAGCAAAACTCTATTAGATGAGCAATATAATTCTACCGTATCAGATAGCATCGTGGTATTGTCTATCACTTATTGtacctttttattttgttttactcgtgatttaatttatgttaatttttggTTAACAAATCCAGCATCAAGTGGACAATGATTTTGAGTGTGTTGATATCCACAAGCAACCTACTCTTCAACATCCCTTGCTAAAAAACCACAAAATTCAGgtatagtaattaattaataaatttactcTTCGATAGttgtatataataaaatatttatcttgcaTTTTATCGTTCAAATGTTGTAATTAAACTTATCAATAaagattattttattcatttgtaaataattttaactttagTTACACATCACTattaattaaactttattttatttcttcttcatTGTACTGTAGCTTTACCCAACTTTCGCAAAGAATATTGTGCGAAATAGATCTTATAGTAAAATCGTGAATGAATGTCCTACGGGAAAAGTACCTATTTACAACAGGACAAGAAGACATCAAATTGTTAATAATTCATCTTCAAATTTACAAATTGAAGACTTTCAATATTATTCTCAAAGTTCTCCTGGCTATCATGTaagtgtatattttttaaaacaattatatgGACAAATGTTGCATATTTCAAATATtgtatttgtttgtatttttcaGACGGTTACCCTTGATACAACTCAAAACATGACATTTCATGGGGCGTACGCATTCATAGGTGTGTATAATCTATCACTTCAAAAAAATCAATACAGCACATCTTCAATTTGGATTGAAAGTGGTCCACCAACACAACGTAATAGCATTCGAGTTGGAGCTGAggtaatttactttttattatgtttatgccaaaatatttctgtttaatttcaagaaattaaattgtgtgtgtgtgtgtgacgGAAAGAGATATCACTCCTTATTCTTTTGTGTATAAAATTCtcttttgatatattattttcatcaatttattGATATGCAAGGTTCATCCAAGTTTATATGGAGACAGTCGATTACATATAACTGGTTATTGGACGGTAAGACTAATGCattagataattttaaaaatacataatttgatTGTGGTCAAACTCAATTTGATTCAAATATGCAGGTGGATGGTCAAAAGAAAAATGGATGTTACAATTATGATTGTTCAGGTTTTGTGCAAGTCAGCCAAATAAAAAACTGTACTCTGGGATCTCCCATATTTATCCAAACTGGCATTGGATCAACTAAAAAAGAATTTATGGTTTTCAAAATCCAGCAGGTAAAATTGATTAACAACGTATGCATATATATTAGAATACTTATTAATCAAATGCTTTTGAaagagaaaatattatattttaaataaaaaattacaccTTTAAAAGTTAACAAGTGtttataaagttattttttgttaaattatattatatttaagagATGTAccatgtaattatttttaatatttctaatatgaaatattgagaaatattaaaaagttaCAGAAAAGaatgataattaaattgatggtctaaaatattaattcattatgAGGTAAAGTATTTGATTTTTCTATTGGTTGGTATCATATCCTAGTAActtattcaattatattttattgcttAAATATTTGTAGGACCGATCTACAGGTAATTGGTGGTTaacaattggactagaaaataGTTGTATTGTTGGATATTGGCCAAAACAATTATTCACTCATTTAAGCACAGGCGCATCATTGATTAGATTTGGAGGTCAAACATATGCTCCATCGAATATGGATAGTCCCCCAATGGGTAGTGGGAGATTTCCTAGAGAAAAACTCAAAAACTCAGGTTTCATGGGATCGCTTCAGATTATCGATTCAGATTATAACCAAAATGATATAAAACCTAAAGATATGAAGCCATATAGTGACACTAACACAAATTGTTATGACTTGTGGTACCAAGGTTATCAAGGACCTTTTTGGCATCAAGCTTTTCTTTATGGTGGACCAGGTGGAAAATGTAGTATATGATTGTATTGACAatcttatttaataaaattttagttcatccttaatataaattgttgctGTATATAATGGAACGTGAAGTTGAAATTTATGCAAATgacttttgaagaaaaaatatatacaaaactacaataaaattaacaaataaattcaGATAAAAAACGTTTGAATGAAAAAATAcctcatatatttaatatatttttaggaataattTTGTTTACATACTTTTTGACATACTTTTTctaacatacttattttattggtcaaaACTAACATGAGTTTTATAAACTTTAATAAGACACGTACAATTTGAGGGATCTACAagaattttaactaataaaagaaaataaattgaaatgtttattttaaagaattagtTGTTAATTCccttatttttttagtatattgACATTCAGTCTTTTACTagtataaaatatgttttttttgacATATGCAGTACTTACTTAGAAGATGCATCTGTTTCTCTTATGTAACTAAAAATAACATGGTTGGataatcatttaataaataCTTGAGTATCATCTGCACACTTGAAAAAACATAAGATAAGGTATTATCCAAATAAAAACAACGGTTAAATACcattcgtggtcctttaacttaatttcagttaatgttttagtcttttatctttttttttctttccgatttgattctttattttaattttaagtgacaatcatcaaaaatttcaaacagtataatacaaatttcatcaatataatacaaatttcatcaaattcgtaattcaaatattcaaataaactcatattttcattctttatttgatgttgttagagataaaaatatgtgtttatttaaagatttgagttacgaatttgatgaaatttgtattatattgaagaatataattaattttatgagtttttgttgaaaattttgatgaatttttgtaaaaaaaaggataacattgttgacattttaaaacttaaaagatcaaattgtcaattaaaattaaaataaaggaccaaatcgaagaaaaataaacaattaactaaaacgttaactgaaattaagttaagggactagaGGTATCATTTAGCCTAAAAACAACTATATAGAGAGTGTCACGTGTACATGaataatagataaatttattgtatttgtCTATAGTAATCTCTAAGCTCCTCTCCAACGCCCCTGTCTTTTCTTCTACCTCATAATCTTCTCCACCATAGTTTTCAATCTAACTTTCATCagtctaattttttattttttaggatgACCTAAATTAGGATCTATAAAGGGTTGTCAATAGAGGTAACGAAGGAGTGCAAGAAAAATAAGTGTAcaaggaaaataaaataaaataaaattatattacataACACCACATAGAACCTGAATGCGTTCAATATTTAAAGCAAGAGGATGAACtcataattaattgatattggTATTGGTTGAGAAACAACAATCACAAATAAAGCTAAACTGACGAATATGTTGGACTGGCGATTCTAGTCTTGATCGAAAACACCACAACAATGTTATGTTGTTCTTGAATTTTAGcgaaataaattttgttttatttttagtaagttagattttattttctttctaaattattgtaacaccctaaattttataacaaatattttattaatggaatattattttaaataattgatttggtgttaaaattattttagaatacatgTTGATAAGTGTTGTGGATAGTTTTCGTTATATGGATGCTTCATATAATGTgctaattttatacatattgaaCTAAATgtgtaatataaataaaaattaatatattaattattttatatatttttcaaaaatataataacattttaGTGTGAGGACTTTAGAGATTATGACTTCAAGTGACTTTACTTGTATATGTTCAttgataattgttaaaatacttttatatacATTTGACTAAATTTCAATCTGCTTCTTATATTGTTCAAATTCTTACtactttctttttctatttaagtatttttttatccACCAATTAGTTCcaattaaaaattcattcaaactaacaacaacatgattattcttttatttacttTTGATTGTGTATGTGTTTCAATGAAATGAGTTTTGTAAAACTGATAGTAGATACAAGAAACTTTGTGTCaaaaagtttttgtttttattacaaaaaccATACTTTTAAAGCCTAGCTAATACGTGGCACTCTCATAAATTTTGAAGCAATGgcacaaattttgtttttattcttttaataatataaattaagcACATAATCAATTAACATATTACAAATCACCCATTTTGCTTTGGTCTGGAGACAAAACAATATAAGATgataaaaaagtattattttgtaTTGATTATGAAAGCAAAAAATGAacgaaatataaaatatatatatatatatatatataatgtatattAGTCATTAAAAGTGTGTATGGCTGGAAGGAAAGGGAAGAGAGAATTTGACTACTTACAGAGAATTCAAAAACAATTGTCATTTCTGTCATTcctcattcttcttcttttttcgtgtttcttattttattttgttttcatccCTTTTCTTATTGGGCCAGCATTGCCACTTTTTTTTTGGCCCACCGACcactaatatatataaattaaacacataaccaataaacaaattttaaatcacCCTTTTGCTTTGTTctgcaaacaaaataaaataaaattatacaaaagTATTCTTTTATATTGACTATCAACGAAAAACATGAATgaagtataaaatatatatataacctataTTAGTCACTAAATGTGTGAATGAtgtgtatattatttttttaaactaattgcatttttttatattttaaattttttgaaagaaaaacaaaaagtcAGCAAAAATTTCAATACTTTCTTTTTTCGaaaattacttttctttttctaaagTAAAGAATATTTTgtgactttttctttttttttatttataaataagtaattctaaaaaattgatttttttaattatcagaaaactttaaaataaaaaataagtaatatgaaaaaaatctattttagttaaaaaaaatttctaaaagatttagGGGTTTCTGAAactaaacaaattttattatacttcaatttttaaaaattgagatgATTTTTTCAAGCAAGTTTAGGGTAAATATCattcattaattatttgtaaCCGTTACAAGTTTCTTTTATAGATCCTTTTAAAGAATATACAGAGAGTGAATTTGCAAGCATTATACCGTTGTGAAAGagttttgaaaattgagttaaaATACATATTGTTTACtgtttaagaaaattaaattcatatataatttaacCAAAAATCGCAACTTCATAGAGGTTGCCACATGTTTAAAAATAACAGAGAAATATGTCATATttgtttattgtaattattttgtaaCACGAAACCTCACTATACTATATGTATTTAGTGTTCTgaaagatattaaattaaatttattttactatttatttgtcATTGAAATTACCCTTGGACTTTTACCTCTTTCTCTTATTAATTCCCTGAGTATTTTTTGCTAAAGTATAAAGTTGAGATGATGAACCAAATTGATTTCACAATATATGGTAATTGTTGAGGAAATGTTTTGATTGTTGGAATATTTTAAAGAATGGAAATGTAAAATTTCGGATTGGTACATTTGAAAAACTTGGCACTAGGAAATTAAAATGGCCAACtgtttaatgaaattatttaattcaattcattttcttttgtaGATATTAGTTGATCTAAATTGACTCTTTTGACCGATTATTTTGGTTATCACAATATGCAATATGAtcataaatattattcaaatgttTTTCATAACTTCGATGGGcttcaataatttattatagTTGAAATCT
It includes:
- the LOC101511248 gene encoding protein neprosin-like isoform X1, whose protein sequence is MALFLFLVIILFVACCNIGASSKTLLDEQYNSTVSDSIVHQVDNDFECVDIHKQPTLQHPLLKNHKIQLYPTFAKNIVRNRSYSKIVNECPTGKVPIYNRTRRHQIVNNSSSNLQIEDFQYYSQSSPGYHTVTLDTTQNMTFHGAYAFIGVYNLSLQKNQYSTSSIWIESGPPTQRNSIRVGAEVHPSLYGDSRLHITGYWTVDGQKKNGCYNYDCSGFVQVSQIKNCTLGSPIFIQTGIGSTKKEFMVFKIQQDRSTGNWWLTIGLENSCIVGYWPKQLFTHLSTGASLIRFGGQTYAPSNMDSPPMGSGRFPREKLKNSGFMGSLQIIDSDYNQNDIKPKDMKPYSDTNTNCYDLWYQGYQGPFWHQAFLYGGPGGKCSI